From a region of the Helianthus annuus cultivar XRQ/B chromosome 5, HanXRQr2.0-SUNRISE, whole genome shotgun sequence genome:
- the LOC110940906 gene encoding uncharacterized protein LOC110940906, giving the protein MTQNGPGYGLHVFHWALVPTHHSEHNPVLFSTFTTGKMAQLLRPLILSPASKHPFRQCINHVFHSKPTHILTGSFTHRQIITTTSSTTLLHRRNLHVSRARGLRPADAPLTSDLSQSDSESDSSDGERKSRNEKKREARRAFRWGMELAEFNDIQIKRILRVVELEEEVFSALMLVKRLGRDVREGKRRQFSYIGRLLRDVEPELMDGLIRATKDGDQQTFQQLSSSANPDLGDTSEEEEEIDYEDEDEGFGDHRDIATKWFDGLVNKDVDITNEIYSLSTVDFDRQELRKLVRTFCSLQVRNATSAENEGEPDKKLLKAKKLLTRFLVAVAKQLPTEEHYIL; this is encoded by the exons ATGACACAAAATGGGCCTGGTTATGGGCTTCATGTCTTCCATTGGGCTTTAGTACCAACACACCACAGTGAGCATAATCCTGTGTTATTCTCCACTTTCACCACCGGCAAAATGGCTCAGCTGCTCAGGCCGTTAATCCTCTCGCCGGCGTCTAAACATCCTTTCCGGCAATGCATAAACCATGTTTTCCACTCAAAACCGACGCATATTCTCACTGGAAGTTTCACTCACCGTCAAATCATTACAACAACAAGTTCAACAACTCTTCTTCACCGGAGAAATCTTCATGTATCCCGAGCTCGCGGTCTCCGTCCGGCTGACGCTCCGCTGACGTCAGATCTCAGTCAGAGTGATAGCGAATCGGATTCATCAGACGGAGAACGGAAGAGCCGGAACGAGAAGAAACGAGAAGCTCGTCGCGCTTTTCGTTGGGGCATGGAGCTTGCTGAGTTTAATGATATCCAGATTAAACGTATCCTCAG AGTTGTTGAGCTTGAAGAAGAGGTGTTTAGTGCTCTCATGTTGGTGAAG AGATTAGGTCGTGATGTCCGGGAAGGAAAGCGAAGGCAGTTCAGTTATATAG GAAGATTATTACGTGATGTGGAACCTGAATTAATGGATGGACTGATAAGAGCAACAAAAGATGGGGATCAGCAGACGTTTCAGCAATTATCTAGTTCAGCTAATCCGGATCTTGGAGACACCagtgaagaggaagaagaaattGATTATGAGGATGAAGACGAG GGGTTTGGTGATCACCGTGATATAGCAACCAAATGGTTTGATGGTTTGGTTAACAAAGATGTAGATATCACTAATGAGATTTACTCTCTTAGTACTGTAGACTTTGACCGCCAA GAGTTACGTAAACTTGTCCGAACTTTTTGCTCACTGCAAGTCCGTAATGCCACATCAGCAGAAAACGAAGGAGAACCAGATAAAAAACTATTAAAAGCCAAAAAGCTATTAACCCGTTTTCTGGTCGCCGTTGCTAAGCAGCTACCTACTGAAGAACACTACATACTTTAG
- the LOC110940907 gene encoding uncharacterized protein LOC110940907 isoform X3 encodes MAALNSTQQGCDSFRAVDLVDEDDNDVPHCELPVALSKSVEVYVALESQLSMDEQMNSQSCINKMVESAAGYSKCSEKDVDIEKGKSGTPGINEETVGSLKNEGGQMTSCEMGGKYMQFLMNHSLILPKFSTRGEKVAEAPRIRKYKRTASFNSRKVALMFSVLSSLGTIILIYLTLRVKQMGDSSSRSE; translated from the exons ATGGCGGCCCTTAACTCTACACAACAG GGTTGTGATTCTTTTAGAGCTGTCGATTTGGTTGATGAAGACGACAACGATGTACCTCATTGTGAACTGCCTGTAGCTCTTTCTAAATCAGTGGAAGTTTATGTGGCCCTTGAAAGTCAACTTTCAATGGATGAGCAAATGAATAGTCAAAGTTGCATCAACAAGATGGTGGAAAGTGCAGCTGGTTATTCTAAATGCAGTGAAAAAGATGTGGATATTGAGAAGGGGAAGTCGGGAACGCCTGGAATCAATGAAGAAACTGTTGGTAGCCTAAAGAATGAAGGAGGGCAGATG ACTAGCTGTGAAATGGGAGGAAAATATATGCAGTTTTTGATGAATCACAGCCTCATCTTACCCAAGTTCTCTACTCGAG GTGAGAAAGTTGCCGAGGCTCCAAGAATAAGAAAGTACAAGCGTACTGCCTCTTTTAATTCAAGAAAAGTTGCTCTTATGTTCTCAGTATT GTCAAGTTTGGGAACGATTATACTCATATACCTGACACTGAGAGTCAAACAGATGGGCGATTCATCTAGCCGTtctgaataa
- the LOC110940907 gene encoding uncharacterized protein LOC110940907 isoform X1, whose product MAALNSTQQGCDSFRAVDLVDEDDNDVPHCELPVALSKSVEVYVALESQLSMDEQMNSQSCINKMVESAAGYSKCSEKDVDIEKGKSGTPGINEETVGSLKNEGGQMKQTSCEMGGKYMQFLMNHSLILPKFSTRGEKVAEAPRIRKYKRTASFNSRKVALMFSVLSSLGTIILIYLTLRVKQMGDSSSRSE is encoded by the exons ATGGCGGCCCTTAACTCTACACAACAG GGTTGTGATTCTTTTAGAGCTGTCGATTTGGTTGATGAAGACGACAACGATGTACCTCATTGTGAACTGCCTGTAGCTCTTTCTAAATCAGTGGAAGTTTATGTGGCCCTTGAAAGTCAACTTTCAATGGATGAGCAAATGAATAGTCAAAGTTGCATCAACAAGATGGTGGAAAGTGCAGCTGGTTATTCTAAATGCAGTGAAAAAGATGTGGATATTGAGAAGGGGAAGTCGGGAACGCCTGGAATCAATGAAGAAACTGTTGGTAGCCTAAAGAATGAAGGAGGGCAGATG AAACAGACTAGCTGTGAAATGGGAGGAAAATATATGCAGTTTTTGATGAATCACAGCCTCATCTTACCCAAGTTCTCTACTCGAG GTGAGAAAGTTGCCGAGGCTCCAAGAATAAGAAAGTACAAGCGTACTGCCTCTTTTAATTCAAGAAAAGTTGCTCTTATGTTCTCAGTATT GTCAAGTTTGGGAACGATTATACTCATATACCTGACACTGAGAGTCAAACAGATGGGCGATTCATCTAGCCGTtctgaataa
- the LOC110940907 gene encoding uncharacterized protein LOC110940907 isoform X2, producing MRYANNKNRGCDSFRAVDLVDEDDNDVPHCELPVALSKSVEVYVALESQLSMDEQMNSQSCINKMVESAAGYSKCSEKDVDIEKGKSGTPGINEETVGSLKNEGGQMKQTSCEMGGKYMQFLMNHSLILPKFSTRGEKVAEAPRIRKYKRTASFNSRKVALMFSVLSSLGTIILIYLTLRVKQMGDSSSRSE from the exons ATGAGATATGCCAACAACAAGAATCGG GGTTGTGATTCTTTTAGAGCTGTCGATTTGGTTGATGAAGACGACAACGATGTACCTCATTGTGAACTGCCTGTAGCTCTTTCTAAATCAGTGGAAGTTTATGTGGCCCTTGAAAGTCAACTTTCAATGGATGAGCAAATGAATAGTCAAAGTTGCATCAACAAGATGGTGGAAAGTGCAGCTGGTTATTCTAAATGCAGTGAAAAAGATGTGGATATTGAGAAGGGGAAGTCGGGAACGCCTGGAATCAATGAAGAAACTGTTGGTAGCCTAAAGAATGAAGGAGGGCAGATG AAACAGACTAGCTGTGAAATGGGAGGAAAATATATGCAGTTTTTGATGAATCACAGCCTCATCTTACCCAAGTTCTCTACTCGAG GTGAGAAAGTTGCCGAGGCTCCAAGAATAAGAAAGTACAAGCGTACTGCCTCTTTTAATTCAAGAAAAGTTGCTCTTATGTTCTCAGTATT GTCAAGTTTGGGAACGATTATACTCATATACCTGACACTGAGAGTCAAACAGATGGGCGATTCATCTAGCCGTtctgaataa